AGAACAACGCCTTATCGGAGCTGCAACCCTGGGCTCCCGCCTACGCAGGAGCACGGGGGAGCCTTTTGCAAAGGTCCCGCCTTCGCCGCGGAGGTGGGCGCCGCGGCTAGAACCACATCCGCACCCCCGCCACGAAGGTGGTGGCCGAAGCCCCCTCCCCCTCCGCCCGCAGGAACCGCGCCGTCCGCCCGAACGACTTCTCCCGGTTCACCCCGATATACGGCGCGAACTCGCGCGCGAATTCGTAGCGCAGCCGCAGTCCCGCCTCGATATTGGTCAGCCCCGCCCCGACAGGCGCCTCCGGCACGTCCTGCGCCGCCAGGTTCACCTCGACCGCGGGCTGCAGGATCAGCCGCTGCGTGATGCGCTGGTCGTAGCTCGCCTCCAGCCGCGCCGACACGTCGCCGCGATCCGACAGGAACGCCTGCGCGCTCACCTCGAACCAGTATGGAGCGAGCCCATCGACGCCGACGACCGCATAGGTCCGCCCGCCGCGCTGGAGATCCTGCCGCACCCCGGCCTCCAGGTTGAACCACGGGTCGAGCGCGCGCCAGTAGAGCGCCTGCACCTCGGCCTGCTCGGCACGCTCGCCGAACCTCCCCTCGCCCTCGGTCTTGATCGCGAAGCGGTTCAGGTCGCCGCCGACCCAGCCCTCGCCCTCCCAATGATAGCCGTCGCGTCCCTTGCCGGCGCGATATTCGGCGCGGTCGAGCATCCAGCGCGAGAAGATCATCCCCCCGCTCTCCTGCTCCATCGTCTTGCGCGCGCGCGCGACGGCAGCCGGATCGTAGAAGGCGTCGGCGGCATGGTCGCGCGGCACCGCAGGCGGCGTGCCCTGCGGGATGTCGGCCGCCTCCGGCGCGGGCGCGGCCATGTCGTGCTCCGCATGATCCTGCGCCGGAGCGGGAGCGGGGGTGCCGTGCCCCATCGCCGCATGGTCCATCTGCGGCGCGGCGAGCAGCAGCGCGAGCGTGGCGAGCCCGCTCATGCCGCGTCGCCTTCGTGGCGCACGGTGACGACGCGCATCATCCCCGTGTGCATGTGCATCAGCATGTGACAGTGGAACGCCCAGTCGCCGATCGCATCCGCGGTCAGGTCGAAGCTGGCCTTGCCGCCGGGCAGGACGTTGACCGTATGCTTGCGCGGATCGCTCAGCCCGGCGCCGGTGACAAGGTCGAAGAAATGGCCGTGGATGTGGATCGGATGCGGCATCATCGTGTCGTTGATGAGCGTCACGCGCACCCGCTCGTTATGGCGGAACGGGATGCGCTCCGC
The sequence above is drawn from the Sphingomonas adhaesiva genome and encodes:
- a CDS encoding copper resistance protein B; the protein is MSGLATLALLLAAPQMDHAAMGHGTPAPAPAQDHAEHDMAAPAPEAADIPQGTPPAVPRDHAADAFYDPAAVARARKTMEQESGGMIFSRWMLDRAEYRAGKGRDGYHWEGEGWVGGDLNRFAIKTEGEGRFGERAEQAEVQALYWRALDPWFNLEAGVRQDLQRGGRTYAVVGVDGLAPYWFEVSAQAFLSDRGDVSARLEASYDQRITQRLILQPAVEVNLAAQDVPEAPVGAGLTNIEAGLRLRYEFAREFAPYIGVNREKSFGRTARFLRAEGEGASATTFVAGVRMWF